A genomic stretch from Orcinus orca chromosome 14, mOrcOrc1.1, whole genome shotgun sequence includes:
- the C14H1orf131 gene encoding uncharacterized protein C1orf131 homolog, whose product MAQEPALDACAPPGSQALLDVLLQNLYDFGETEDEAEQKRIRKKREKKRDMGTPGALVAEPDLQPGSLVRGQRKSASSFFQELQEELQGVPTVTPGGFPSGPVVSSSAVAPSPLRNDREAVEVVEFHSRSRKRKQKPDQDENTKTKTSILEKDVDVQEFNLEKARLEVHRFGITGYGKGKERVLEQGRAIMLGAKPPKNSYVNYKVLQEQIKEKKSAKEKVKRTAQDTDIFKKKKRKGQEDRKSKKKKSAPSILSSGRIGQVGKFKDGTLILSQVDIKKINSSRVAK is encoded by the exons ATGGCGCAGGAGCCAGCGCTAGACGCCTGCGCTCCTCCCGGTTCTCAGGCCCTTCTGGACGTTCTGCTCCAGAACCTCTACGACTTTG GAGAGACGGAAGATGAAGCAGAGCAGAAAAGgattagaaagaaaagagagaagaaaagagatatgggGACCCCAGGGGCCTTGGTTGCAGAGCCAGATCTCCAACCTGGATCTCTTGTCAGAGGCCAGAGGAAGAGTGCTTCCAGCTTCTTCCAGGAACTCCAGGAAGAGCTGCAGGGTGTTCCCACCGTGACCCCTGGTGGTTTCCCTTCAGGACCTGTAGTCTCTAGTTCTGCAGTAGCCCCCTCTCCCCTGAGGAACGACAGGGAAGCAGTAGAAGTGGTGGAATTTCACAgcagaagtagaaaaagaaaacagaagcccGATCAAGACGAGAACACAAAG accAAAACTAGTATCCTCGAGAAAGATGTGGATGTACAAGAATTTAACTTAGAAAAG GCTCGTTTGGAAGTGCACCGGTTTGGGATCACAGGttatggaaaaggaaaggagagagtccTGGAGCAGGGACGCGCCATTATGCTGGGCGCTAAG CCTCCCAAAAATAGTTATGTGAATTACAAGGTTTTGCAGgaacaaatcaaagaaaaaaagtctgcaaaggaaaaagtaaagagaaCG GCCCAGGACAcagatattttcaagaaaaagaagaggaaaggacaGGAAGACAG gaaatccaaaaagaagaaatcGGCTCCCAGTATTTTGTCAAGTGGACGGATTGGACAGGTTGGAAAATTCAAAGATGGGACACTGATTCTGAGCCAAGttgatatcaaaaaaataaattcttccagAGTGGCTAAATGa